In the genome of Mercurialis annua linkage group LG8, ddMerAnnu1.2, whole genome shotgun sequence, the window GGAAATTAATATTGagatttaagaattttttattttagttagagATTATTTAATTAAGTGTATTGGTAAATATACTTATGGCTACTTAAGTTAGTTGTTAAATTTAGAGATCTTTCCATGCTTTTTgccattttaatttaaaacaaaaaaagaaaaaaagacatTTAAGTTGTCCAAAATTATGCAACATTAAACCCacttctttttatttcttcttcataacacatatttttttaaaaaaattatagacttATTTAATAACTAAATGCAATTTACATAGGAACATAAATATGttttttcataataatatttttgaaataaaatgataacAAATCGAAaagaattttatcaaaaaacaaatgtCAATTGAGAGCCCATTTTGAGGAATAACTCTAATGGAGAAATTTGGGAAGAACATTGTGTATCATAGAATTGGCAAGGTATTCATAAGCCGTTGAAGTGGGATGAATTCTAtcccaaaataaatattttgaaggGTCTTCACACGGCGGAGTTTCAGGATCGCATGAAACACGTGGTTTGTAAGTGAGAGTGTTGCAGCACGCATTCATTATTTCTTCAAAAcctattcatataaaaaaacatcAAGTCTTAGAAATGTTTTTCACTAATAAGCATGATTAATATTACCaagggttaattatatataaaatcaccgcTTTTACacaaaatctcaaaaataatacgacctttaaaacgtgtcaattcagggcatcacctttcatttcttttcaaaataatatgGGCACATTTATGGTACAATTTTGCTAACTTAGACACTTGATGGGTCatccacgtgtcatgccacgtcagcaaaaacgccattTAAAAATTGtcgatgttgtttttgaaaaaaaatgaaaggtagtgccctgaattgacacgttattaggtcgtgttatttttgaactttCGCGTAAAGGTGGTGATATATTTCAATTtcatttcaaaatgatattaattttttgattttgattttgtacCTCGTCACTTTCCAATCTATATAGCGACCAAatgaaattgaaatataaagtaATAATCACTTTTCATTTTACTCTAATATtcatgttaaaataaaattttatagcaTAGTTATATATGCATACCGTATTTTTGAGGATTAGTGAACATGTCCACTATTTCCAAATTTATATCAGCATACACAAATTTTGATGCTGGATGAGATTGCTGCAATTTTATTAATAGATTGACGAGCTTTTCATTGTAAATTACAGAATGTTTGTTCTGCTCATCCGAACTATATTTTAGCATAAATGGATCAACATATCTTGCAAGTCTTTGAACGGGTGCGAAGCCAATTGGAACAAGCCCTGCTACTATTAGAGATCGCACCCCAAGATCATACAATTCCTGATAAGATGTGTACAATTCATGTTTAAATATAAAGAACATTATGAGGTGAGTTTAGTTCACTATGCTACATAATATactttttatttacaatttgaCATGTGATATAATTGATTAGATCTGtcattaataaaacatatataattctAGTTAAACCATGACCAATTAAGCCAATATCACAATTTAATGAAAATGTCATATCCTACATACAGTTAATTGGATCCGCTTCAGAATTTTTTAAGAATACCTTAGTAAGtagtaaacaaaaaaattaatgttggTAATAAGTGGTTGATGAATACCTTGATAGAATTTTCTActttaaatagaataaaatcgATGTACTGCCTTGCGGTAAATTGCAATCTTCTCATGGGAAtatcatatatattaaaaagaaaatcattTGTTCCACCATCCATAATTATCAGAGCACCACTTATAATATGCATCGCCTTTTCTTTTCCAACAATTCCTTCAAGTCTTGTTATATATTCCTTGAAATATTCTATTTGCTTTGGAATGGGAATAGACCTGGTGAATAGAGATGTTCTTTCATCGAATCCGGCACTAGCCGATGCAAAATTAACACCTGTAATAAGATCATTATCAGTGAGATTAGGATCCAAGTATGGAGGGACAGTGTCCTTAATTCTAAGAGCAGAAGCGAGCATGTCAGGAATAAGCTTTCCATTACAAAATCTTCCTGTAGGAACACCATCGTTGAGATCACGACCGTAAGGGCGATAGTTAGCCTGGAATATTGTTTTGATATAGTTATTGTTACCGGTGTCCAATATAGAATCACCAAAGATCAAAATTGCTTGAAATTTTGGTAAAGATGTTGTGTTTAAAGCCATAGAATTGCAATTATAAAAGGAGAATATTACAAAGAAGacaaaaatgttaagaaatttcATTGTTAGTTAAATTGAAAAGGGATTATAGTGAAGAATTATGGTACATCATACCCTCTATTTATAAGCATTTTATTTTTCCTTATCTTATAATTTTAGATCattatttgttaattgtttaTAGTTTTTAACTTATTTCTCTCACTAAACATGTGCACGATTATTGTTTTATTCAACTTTATTTACATATATGTTATTTCTTTATTTGGTACAttgggtattttttttattgttatggtCATAAATAAGATAAGCACAATTGTTGTAACTAATTGAGTCACAGAGACTATAACTAACTAAAATCATTTGTTAATTGGGTGTATTTatattagggttaattccaataaaatatcaaacatttgaGGGTTATATGAGTTGTGAATCGGCTATTTTAGCCCATTTTAAGATATCTGAAATTTTTCTAGCCATTCGTGAACCAAACAGAAAATTTTGCCATTTGTAAACGGGTTAAACTAGCTGATGTTGATTGATTTGGATAGAAaagatttcaaatatttcatatcattcaaaatcggctagtttagcccATTCACGAATAGTAAATTTTTCGGTTTGGCTCACGAACTGCTCGAAAAGGTTTTAAATACctcaaaattggctaaattagcCGGTTTTGAAAGGTTTaattataactgacaaaacccGCAAACGTGTggtattttattagaattaatcatttatattattgttgtaTTAAAGCtgataataacatgattaaTTATTGATGTTATactattctttttgttttttctagTAGTGTAGTTTGTTTTAATGTGCCATATTACtgtttaagttattattttgatGATGATATATACTATTGATACTAGTCGCAAGCCCGTTATTtactttaaatataattaatactaaattaaaataatgatttagttaaaaaaattagtataagaAATCTACACAAAAATTTCTTTTCCCCACACTAacacaacaaaacaaataaaattatattccaataatttaaaaataaatttctttatAGTATAGAATAGCTATAatatagttttatattttattgtctTAAATATTTCTTGCGTTGGAAGTTTATATTTTTCTCTAATTTCTTGCAAATTTGTGTGCAACTTTTCTTATAATGAAATAAAGATCGTGTACCTTAATTCTCAGTAATTTATACGATATCCATAAACATTTTTTGTATGATATAGTTCTTTAGCAATTGTTAAGAAATCGTTGTTCTTTTTCTGTTATAAAATTTATGCTCGATACTCGCATATACAAAGGctgcatattttatttataagtctAATTGATATTACGAAATCCTTGTACTATTTTCTTGCAAAATGATATAgttcaattttaataataaataaagcaTATTCAATATTAGCTTTTTTACATTTTAGTATCATATCATGTTGACTTTTTGTTTGACATTACATACAACAAAAATGAAGATCAAAttctttatataattaaaattacaatcTTTAGACTCACATATCTTTCAATCAAttctctaaaatttatttttctatattttggtAATATTGGTAGCTGAAATTGACAATTACTCTGCATTATCAATGAAAATTATACAAAGTTAATAAATACGACATTTATAATACCACGTGTCTTTCCGGTATAAGTtccgtttatttttttatgtgttCTTTGACATGTATGCATTTTTCGGTTTTcgaattcttatttttttataatactatTGGCGTTTG includes:
- the LOC126661946 gene encoding GDSL esterase/lipase At2g30310-like, with protein sequence MALNTTSLPKFQAILIFGDSILDTGNNNYIKTIFQANYRPYGRDLNDGVPTGRFCNGKLIPDMLASALRIKDTVPPYLDPNLTDNDLITGVNFASASAGFDERTSLFTRSIPIPKQIEYFKEYITRLEGIVGKEKAMHIISGALIIMDGGTNDFLFNIYDIPMRRLQFTARQYIDFILFKVENSIKELYDLGVRSLIVAGLVPIGFAPVQRLARYVDPFMLKYSSDEQNKHSVIYNEKLVNLLIKLQQSHPASKFVYADINLEIVDMFTNPQKYGFEEIMNACCNTLTYKPRVSCDPETPPCEDPSKYLFWDRIHPTSTAYEYLANSMIHNVLPKFLH